One Halobaculum roseum DNA segment encodes these proteins:
- a CDS encoding AAA family ATPase codes for MSDAADAPAAVYEAIREEAGRVLIGNEEVLEGITISLLTRGHVLLEGVPGVAKTTIANLVARSTGLEFTRLQMTPDLLPADITGSHVYRENTGTFELNKGPVFANLVVADEINRATPKTQSALLEAMQERSVTIEGQTLSLPDPFIVIATQNPIEMEGVFELPEAQRDRFQFKLRVDLPDRDDERELLDRFDEDPDLGPDRVERVVDDDDLAAAREAVTEVHVSEGVREYILDIVARTREDADVEYGASPRATLAFLNGGKARAAIHGRDYVIPDDVKALAEPILVHRLLLSTEAEIGGESVEDVVDRILGAVEPPTGTAPSAQATE; via the coding sequence ATGAGTGATGCCGCCGACGCCCCGGCCGCGGTGTACGAGGCGATCCGCGAGGAGGCCGGTCGCGTGCTTATCGGCAACGAGGAGGTGCTCGAGGGGATCACGATCTCGTTGCTGACGCGGGGACACGTGCTGCTCGAAGGGGTTCCCGGCGTCGCGAAGACGACGATCGCCAACCTCGTCGCGCGGTCGACCGGGCTGGAGTTCACCCGACTCCAGATGACGCCGGATCTGCTCCCGGCCGACATCACGGGGTCACACGTCTACCGAGAGAACACCGGCACCTTCGAGCTGAACAAGGGTCCCGTGTTCGCCAACCTCGTCGTCGCCGACGAGATCAACCGCGCGACGCCCAAGACCCAGTCGGCGCTGCTGGAGGCGATGCAGGAGCGCAGCGTCACGATCGAGGGACAGACGCTCTCGCTGCCGGACCCGTTCATCGTCATCGCGACGCAGAACCCGATCGAAATGGAGGGCGTGTTCGAGCTTCCGGAGGCCCAGCGGGACCGCTTCCAGTTCAAGCTCCGCGTCGACCTCCCCGACCGCGACGACGAGCGGGAGCTGCTCGACCGGTTCGACGAGGACCCCGACCTGGGGCCCGACCGGGTGGAGCGCGTCGTCGACGACGACGACCTGGCTGCCGCCCGGGAGGCGGTCACGGAGGTCCACGTCTCCGAGGGCGTTCGCGAGTACATACTCGACATCGTCGCGCGGACCCGCGAGGACGCGGACGTCGAGTACGGCGCCTCGCCGCGGGCGACGCTCGCGTTCCTCAACGGCGGGAAGGCGCGGGCGGCGATCCACGGCCGCGACTACGTGATCCCAGACGACGTGAAGGCGCTCGCCGAGCCGATCCTGGTCCACCGACTGTTGTTGTCGACGGAGGCCGAGATCGGCGGGGAGTCCGTCGAGGACGTGGTCGACCGGATCCTCGGCGCGGTCGAGCCGCCCACGGGGACGGCGCCGAGCGCCCAAGCGACCGAGTAG
- a CDS encoding CARDB domain-containing protein, whose protein sequence is MPFWTGLRRIAVLCVVATLALSPVVAPVSIGLSTAADGGTTGVSTTELRSGIGPTDINASSDGVTAGSDNVSVWQRSPLTLDTNENVYANGEDVDTSLDVPTVRVTRDDDTVEHPKDRLSFFEAGKEIETTLKPGHVGKAGVLDGQTVQYVAVRLGDNEAPDVDSVDDVSSLLEDDSDVSGRIVDERTGADTVTFTPKESGQYALVAVAVDDDGGAGVTGPSSSVGQLSVDSPVTVVGFDLFPVRKANDGASVHAYGRPAGENVSVKTNTSATYAGETVRHTVLVIDEDTFGGQTVEAVVENDSVSEVSTSIGSTNGVTRIEPDVSTVDVPLANLSMNTTKELIAALENESGNVTVTTGDSVINASVTSVEAGPETTVDVGTKSDWRGGDYTYLYVATPTDGSETIARSGTVKIEEETEAYVTGFELSKDKAEPGEEITVNATVFNPDDVEDETVELKVDGKVVDTEEIEDIPSDEYAYAEFSLSRDEFGFYEVSVDNLPSKTLKVDEEAKVTKFELSSDKVGTDDPVTVTATVSNPGLIEDETVEFKVDGTVEETKEIEDIPGGAEATVEFTTSFSDEGTYELGIDNLDPKTLEVDDEAFTESFSLSRSSIFVGQSVTITARVRNPGDLDENETLELSVDGEVVDTKEVRVDADDTKTVTFTRRFNSAGTRSIAVDNLDAKQLTVRRRPSPDPDPDPDPDPDPDPGEGEGPPDDVPASDVTDTDTGATVSVDRVREGDVVGVELGNRTASNGTGLTGLDMRVGENTTSFRVNVTPPQADPPTDVPPVNETTDGASAISYFTATPDGEATPEFDGVNYTFSVADSDLPEGVSADQVTLLRYNETEERWNTLPTEALGNGSYRARSPGFSAYAIGVRSGGAQERPRFAIDETGIESRELTVGEETTVTATISNDGNASGTFTANLSVDGQVIDAREVTVGAGETESVEFTVGFDEPGTYDVAVNDEPVASVTVEDAQQDTATPPSGDGPTPGTPVDEPAGVPLWLSLGLLALFVVIAGFAVYRARTGSGSDPLDDEE, encoded by the coding sequence ATGCCTTTTTGGACAGGACTCAGACGAATCGCGGTCCTGTGCGTCGTTGCGACGCTCGCGCTCTCGCCCGTCGTCGCACCGGTGTCGATCGGTCTGTCGACCGCAGCTGACGGGGGGACGACAGGGGTCTCGACAACCGAACTCCGGAGTGGTATCGGACCGACAGACATCAACGCCTCCTCCGACGGGGTGACGGCGGGATCGGACAACGTCTCAGTCTGGCAACGGTCGCCGCTCACGCTCGACACGAACGAGAACGTTTACGCAAACGGCGAGGACGTCGATACGTCTCTCGACGTCCCCACGGTTCGGGTCACGCGTGATGACGACACGGTCGAGCACCCGAAAGACCGGCTCAGCTTCTTCGAGGCCGGAAAAGAGATCGAGACGACCCTGAAACCGGGGCACGTCGGGAAAGCGGGAGTACTCGACGGACAGACAGTTCAGTACGTAGCCGTCCGTCTCGGTGACAACGAGGCCCCTGACGTCGACTCGGTCGACGACGTCTCCTCGCTGTTGGAGGACGACTCGGACGTGAGCGGGCGTATCGTCGACGAGCGGACCGGGGCGGACACGGTCACGTTCACGCCCAAGGAGTCCGGTCAGTACGCCCTCGTCGCCGTGGCGGTGGACGACGACGGCGGCGCGGGCGTCACCGGGCCGAGCAGTTCGGTCGGTCAACTCTCGGTGGACAGCCCCGTGACGGTGGTCGGCTTCGACCTCTTCCCGGTTCGGAAGGCGAACGACGGGGCGAGCGTCCACGCGTACGGTCGGCCGGCGGGGGAGAACGTGAGCGTGAAGACGAACACCTCGGCCACCTACGCGGGCGAGACCGTCCGGCACACCGTCCTCGTCATCGATGAGGACACCTTCGGCGGTCAGACCGTCGAGGCCGTCGTCGAGAACGACTCCGTCAGCGAGGTTTCGACGAGTATCGGGTCAACGAACGGGGTTACACGTATCGAACCGGACGTCTCGACCGTCGACGTTCCGCTCGCCAACCTCAGCATGAACACGACCAAGGAGCTTATTGCGGCGCTGGAGAACGAAAGCGGGAACGTCACCGTGACGACCGGTGACTCCGTGATCAACGCCTCCGTGACGAGTGTGGAGGCCGGACCGGAGACGACGGTCGACGTCGGGACGAAGTCGGACTGGCGCGGCGGGGACTACACCTACCTCTACGTCGCCACACCTACGGACGGGTCGGAAACGATCGCACGGAGCGGAACGGTCAAGATCGAAGAGGAAACCGAGGCGTACGTCACAGGCTTCGAGCTCTCGAAGGACAAGGCCGAGCCTGGCGAGGAGATCACCGTCAACGCGACCGTCTTCAACCCCGACGATGTCGAGGACGAGACGGTCGAGCTGAAGGTGGACGGGAAGGTCGTTGACACGGAGGAAATCGAAGATATCCCCAGTGACGAATACGCCTACGCCGAGTTCTCCCTCTCGCGCGACGAGTTCGGCTTCTACGAGGTATCGGTCGATAACCTCCCGTCGAAGACGCTAAAGGTCGACGAGGAAGCGAAGGTCACCAAGTTCGAGCTATCGAGCGACAAGGTCGGGACCGACGACCCGGTGACTGTGACGGCGACCGTCTCCAACCCCGGACTCATCGAGGACGAGACGGTCGAGTTCAAGGTAGACGGAACGGTTGAGGAGACCAAAGAGATCGAGGACATCCCCGGCGGAGCGGAGGCGACGGTGGAGTTCACGACCTCCTTCAGTGACGAGGGCACCTACGAGCTCGGGATCGATAACCTGGACCCGAAAACGCTCGAGGTCGATGACGAGGCGTTCACCGAGAGCTTCAGCCTCTCCCGCAGTTCGATATTCGTCGGGCAGTCAGTGACGATCACGGCGCGAGTGAGGAACCCCGGCGACCTCGACGAGAACGAGACCCTCGAGCTGTCGGTTGACGGTGAGGTCGTCGACACGAAGGAGGTCCGCGTCGACGCCGACGATACGAAGACGGTCACGTTCACCCGTCGGTTCAACTCCGCGGGAACACGCTCCATCGCCGTGGACAACTTGGACGCGAAGCAACTCACGGTCCGGCGTCGTCCGTCGCCGGATCCCGACCCTGACCCGGACCCCGATCCGGATCCCGACCCGGGTGAGGGTGAGGGGCCGCCCGACGACGTGCCGGCGTCCGACGTGACCGACACTGACACCGGGGCGACAGTCAGCGTCGACCGGGTCCGCGAGGGCGACGTGGTCGGCGTCGAGCTCGGGAACAGGACCGCCTCGAACGGGACCGGACTGACCGGGCTCGATATGCGGGTCGGGGAGAACACCACCTCGTTCCGGGTGAACGTCACGCCCCCGCAGGCCGATCCGCCGACCGACGTGCCGCCCGTGAACGAGACGACCGACGGGGCGAGCGCGATCAGCTACTTCACCGCGACGCCCGACGGGGAGGCGACCCCCGAGTTCGACGGGGTGAACTACACGTTCAGCGTCGCCGACTCCGACCTCCCCGAGGGTGTCTCGGCGGACCAGGTCACCCTGCTTCGCTACAACGAGACGGAGGAGCGTTGGAACACCCTTCCGACCGAGGCGCTCGGCAACGGAAGCTACCGCGCACGCTCGCCGGGCTTCTCCGCGTACGCGATCGGCGTGCGGAGTGGGGGCGCACAGGAGCGACCGCGGTTCGCCATCGACGAGACCGGCATCGAGTCGCGAGAACTGACCGTCGGTGAGGAGACCACGGTCACCGCGACGATCAGCAACGACGGGAACGCCAGCGGGACGTTCACCGCGAACCTCTCGGTGGACGGGCAGGTGATCGACGCACGCGAGGTGACCGTCGGCGCCGGCGAAACGGAGTCGGTCGAGTTCACCGTCGGCTTCGACGAGCCGGGCACGTACGACGTGGCGGTCAACGACGAGCCCGTCGCCTCGGTGACGGTCGAGGACGCTCAGCAGGACACCGCGACCCCGCCGTCCGGCGACGGCCCGACGCCGGGCACGCCTGTCGACGAGCCGGCCGGCGTCCCGCTGTGGCTCTCCCTGGGGCTGCTCGCGCTGTTCGTCGTCATCGCCGGGTTCGCCGTGTACCGCGCGCGGACCGGATCCGGGTCCGACCCGCTCGACGACGAGGAGTAG
- a CDS encoding DUF58 domain-containing protein — translation MHARRRTWGTAIAGVAIVALGAFADRPLLVVAGVPLAAWLIGRQASAVRAFRDVDDRLTLSVSTARAAVAVDEPVRVTASARFEGTDPAPAPVSVTVPLPVGATGASRAERTLEIPAGEREAATAFSCSFRTAGRFDFPPATVTVRSPDDLFDETLTRASTPTVRADPRTPSDLHVGAGGESLSYGDHPGGRSGGGITPEELREYQPGDAADRIDWKATARHGQIYVREFEPESDRRTVLILDHRARTDLGPEGATLFAYLREVALGFVDGAEALSDPVGCRTVGDDGITGRFDATSASAGYDRIRAHLRELTPTEGTRTVENDGGPPVADGVGGDSVAGTGHAQVRPAAAAARAVRLTDDAPFAERVRPFLEARDSYVRRLRGDALFGAVERARADIGSTALSVIVTDDAHRDGLLEAVRLATRGGAHALVFVAPRVLFDADDPADPETAYERYLEFERFRRTLDGITRVTAFEVGPGDRLDRLLAVGRRRRE, via the coding sequence ATGCACGCCCGGCGGCGGACGTGGGGAACGGCGATCGCGGGGGTGGCGATCGTCGCCTTGGGCGCGTTCGCCGACCGACCGCTGCTCGTGGTCGCCGGAGTCCCGCTCGCCGCGTGGCTCATCGGCCGGCAGGCGAGTGCGGTTCGCGCGTTCCGCGACGTCGACGATCGACTGACGCTGTCGGTGTCAACGGCGCGCGCGGCGGTGGCCGTCGACGAGCCCGTTCGGGTCACCGCTTCGGCACGGTTCGAGGGAACCGATCCCGCGCCGGCCCCGGTTTCCGTCACCGTCCCGTTGCCCGTGGGAGCGACGGGTGCGAGCCGGGCCGAACGGACCCTCGAGATCCCGGCGGGCGAGCGCGAGGCGGCGACCGCGTTCTCGTGTTCGTTCCGGACCGCCGGACGGTTCGACTTCCCGCCGGCGACGGTGACGGTCCGATCGCCCGACGACCTGTTCGACGAGACCCTCACGCGAGCGTCGACGCCGACCGTCCGCGCCGACCCCCGGACCCCGTCGGACCTCCACGTCGGCGCCGGCGGGGAGTCGCTGTCGTACGGCGACCATCCCGGCGGCCGAAGCGGCGGCGGGATCACCCCGGAGGAGCTGAGAGAGTACCAGCCGGGCGACGCCGCCGATCGCATCGACTGGAAGGCGACCGCGCGTCACGGACAGATCTACGTCCGCGAGTTCGAGCCCGAGTCCGACCGTCGGACCGTGCTGATCCTCGATCACCGTGCCCGAACCGATCTCGGGCCCGAGGGGGCGACGCTGTTCGCGTACCTCCGCGAGGTCGCCCTCGGCTTCGTCGACGGGGCGGAGGCGCTGTCGGACCCCGTGGGCTGTCGGACCGTCGGGGACGACGGGATCACCGGCCGCTTCGACGCGACGAGCGCGAGCGCCGGCTACGACAGAATCCGTGCACACCTCCGCGAACTGACGCCGACGGAGGGGACCCGAACGGTCGAGAACGACGGGGGACCGCCCGTCGCCGACGGGGTCGGCGGCGACTCCGTCGCCGGGACCGGACACGCGCAGGTTCGTCCCGCCGCGGCGGCCGCACGCGCGGTCCGGCTGACCGACGACGCGCCGTTCGCCGAGCGGGTTCGACCGTTCCTCGAGGCCCGCGACTCGTACGTCCGCCGGCTCCGGGGCGACGCGCTGTTCGGCGCCGTCGAGCGCGCCCGCGCGGACATCGGGAGCACGGCGTTGTCGGTGATCGTGACCGACGACGCCCACCGCGACGGGCTGCTCGAGGCCGTGCGCCTCGCGACCCGCGGCGGCGCCCACGCGCTCGTGTTCGTCGCGCCGCGGGTCCTCTTCGACGCCGACGACCCGGCGGACCCGGAGACGGCCTACGAGCGGTACCTCGAGTTCGAACGGTTCAGACGGACCCTCGACGGGATCACGCGCGTCACCGCCTTCGAGGTCGGTCCCGGCGACCGGCTCGACCGACTGCTCGCGGTCGGGCGTCGCCGGCGGGAGTGA
- a CDS encoding ABC transporter ATP-binding protein, whose product MTDAVLRGADLTIDRGGDRILDSVSITIPADARLLIQGPSGAGKTTLFNVLGLLEPPTSGTLYVNGESTSGLGERRRARIRRDTIGFVFQDFQLIPDLSAWENAALPQDHRGTRDAEWLGELFGALGITDLRGQYPATLSGGEKQRVAIARALANRPSVVLADEPTGQLDPETADRVLDLLLDIRSEASTALVVISHDRRLTSRFDDRLQLADGSLTAV is encoded by the coding sequence ATGACCGATGCGGTGCTCCGCGGTGCCGATCTGACGATCGACCGCGGTGGCGATCGGATCCTCGACTCGGTGTCGATCACGATCCCGGCCGACGCGCGGCTGCTGATACAGGGCCCGAGCGGCGCCGGAAAGACGACCCTGTTCAACGTCCTCGGGCTGCTGGAACCGCCGACCTCGGGGACGCTGTACGTCAACGGCGAGTCGACCAGCGGACTGGGGGAACGACGACGCGCGCGGATCCGACGCGACACGATCGGATTCGTCTTTCAGGACTTCCAGCTCATCCCCGACCTCTCCGCGTGGGAGAACGCGGCGCTCCCACAGGACCATCGCGGAACACGCGATGCGGAGTGGCTGGGGGAGCTGTTCGGGGCACTTGGGATCACGGATCTCCGCGGGCAGTACCCCGCGACGCTCAGCGGCGGCGAGAAACAGCGGGTCGCGATCGCCCGTGCGCTGGCGAACAGACCGTCGGTCGTCCTCGCGGACGAGCCGACCGGGCAGCTCGACCCGGAGACTGCCGACCGCGTGCTCGACCTCCTGTTGGATATCCGATCGGAGGCCTCGACCGCGCTCGTCGTCATCAGTCACGACCGTCGACTGACGTCCCGGTTCGACGACCGACTCCAACTGGCCGACGGCTCGCTTACGGCGGTGTAG
- a CDS encoding DUF4350 domain-containing protein, translating to MRLGPIELNYPRALLAGLVAVLVVAVAFAGGTSAAAFGSYNPAWDGASQLRAVGENAGAEVTVLTNASEYDAVDPDGTVAVVLSPDRPYTAAERDRLRRFVERGGTLVVAEDFGDHGNALLAGTGSSLRVDGRTLRDEREYYRSPALPVAPTVTDHPLTAGVDRLTLNHGTTVVPASSANASTVAGTNATVLANSSRFSYLDGDGDAELDDDERLRARPVAAVEPVGDGRVVVVSDPSAFINAMLERPNNRRFAAAVFGAHDRVLLDYSHTAGQPPLAALALALRKSSLATALVGAGLLAGVGLWTRRPWTGRSWAGRSLARLPWVGRRGDDRSRSGPGSGPAADHEAPVDEGTYAASLATRHPDWDAAKIRRVMTAVLPRDTEDSEDE from the coding sequence GTGCGTCTCGGTCCGATCGAGCTGAACTACCCCCGCGCGCTTTTGGCTGGCCTCGTCGCCGTCCTCGTCGTCGCCGTGGCGTTCGCCGGGGGGACCTCCGCGGCCGCGTTCGGGTCGTACAACCCCGCGTGGGACGGCGCCTCCCAGCTCCGAGCGGTGGGCGAGAACGCCGGCGCCGAGGTAACGGTGCTCACGAACGCCTCGGAGTACGATGCCGTCGACCCCGACGGCACCGTCGCGGTCGTCCTCTCGCCGGACCGCCCCTACACCGCGGCCGAGCGCGACCGCCTGCGGCGGTTCGTCGAGCGCGGCGGCACGCTGGTCGTCGCCGAGGACTTCGGCGACCACGGGAACGCGCTGCTGGCCGGAACGGGGTCGTCGCTCCGGGTCGACGGCCGGACGCTCCGGGACGAGCGCGAGTACTACCGGTCGCCCGCGCTGCCGGTCGCGCCGACCGTCACCGACCACCCGCTGACGGCCGGCGTCGACCGACTGACGCTCAACCACGGCACGACGGTCGTGCCCGCGTCGTCGGCGAACGCCTCGACCGTCGCGGGGACGAACGCGACGGTGCTCGCGAACTCCTCGCGGTTCTCGTATCTCGACGGCGACGGCGACGCCGAACTCGACGACGACGAGCGACTGCGTGCGCGCCCCGTCGCGGCGGTCGAGCCCGTCGGCGACGGACGGGTGGTCGTCGTCTCCGACCCGAGCGCGTTCATCAACGCGATGCTGGAGCGACCGAACAATCGACGGTTCGCGGCGGCGGTGTTCGGCGCACACGACCGCGTCCTGCTCGACTACTCGCACACGGCGGGCCAGCCGCCGCTTGCCGCCCTCGCGCTCGCGCTGCGAAAGTCGTCGCTCGCGACGGCGCTCGTCGGCGCCGGACTGCTCGCGGGCGTCGGTCTCTGGACCCGGCGGCCGTGGACCGGACGCTCGTGGGCCGGACGTTCGTTGGCTCGGCTCCCGTGGGTCGGGCGTCGAGGGGACGACCGGAGCCGGAGCGGACCGGGATCGGGGCCGGCCGCCGACCACGAGGCCCCCGTCGACGAGGGGACGTACGCGGCGTCGCTCGCGACGCGACACCCTGATTGGGACGCCGCCAAGATCCGTCGCGTAATGACAGCGGTTTTACCACGCGACACCGAGGATTCCGAGGATGAGTGA
- a CDS encoding ABC transporter permease, with product MRDAGLLRRWSRRDWLSVAVVAVTTAFLIGTALLLLSAGSYTATLEEDLSTTATASYHDTATLEEADRTGDRIGVAVASVEVNGTRTRLVGVPPDAPAIIQGASVDWKPARLPHTTDDAGVGPVSYRHTVRIVGADETLDRTVRPAENESVFPGRWYADDPAVADRLGDEGTFVIDPDGGTKGGHATGVALVAALPYLYLGIQDVLRILSLAGVAGAVVVVVVVYNVTQMTVRDRRRTIRVLRSTGADPLRVGGLIAGRATAIAVVGVLAGVILGVAAPPALVAGARTIGLPVTLPTGLTVEKVQKIVALGGLLVAAGASAGVATAIHAVRGPPAMLAGRVRGNRGRRLDRESEDLGSTAGGDTVGPSAPENGSPLGAVGLVIPEPEILDWRTALPTAATLSVFVLIVLLVGGLVGVMAPLTATSTGTIAEPGAIHPLNSRMDADYASSLRAQGVAASPEIIAAQASYGRPYLLRGANYSAFSRVTGAELTEGREPLRPNEAVIGADLARTLDVERGDTITIGGSVSPLVDRVTVVGVFAAPGAMDDQLIVPRATIAPGATGDEDTVHVIRTEAIAADTLEEATASGPQMIVTRVTAPDSATAGEPVSVEVEVQNVGTEGGSRTLEIRTGNRTRTRTVDLAPGETETITVTERWNRTGAYPVSVGPFERTVQVTSETALTLPPEFPDSAPPGETLLVPARTANGTVVPEATVRFGEMTIPVSNDGIATVPLPDEPGEYRVRVSAPNRSAATTTITVTPDAAQEIGARVDIEPTTGTPVTRPNVSVYVANPWGRTLERNLTLVMPNGAEQRSVTLNPGNVSRIRIDPERVGFEGRVDPGTYTFRLFADGELVATARYTVTGTNDATGSASLPSEAGSYASGTGLGTVITRVFGNIQVLFGGMVALAGASTISGTVATFARAVHSRRQTVGVYRSTGATRGQLLSVLVRDAVLVAVPAALLAVVLAAAVALVISELDLLVAFGFRIDLPLASPVIAVAVVGSVLLAALSVCIAAVPFLAAAPSRLIERET from the coding sequence ATGCGTGACGCGGGATTGCTCCGGCGGTGGTCGCGGCGCGACTGGCTCAGCGTCGCGGTCGTCGCCGTGACGACCGCCTTCCTCATCGGGACGGCGTTACTGTTGCTCTCGGCCGGGTCCTACACCGCGACGCTCGAGGAGGATCTCTCGACGACGGCGACCGCGTCGTATCACGATACCGCCACCCTCGAGGAGGCGGACCGGACGGGCGATCGGATCGGCGTCGCCGTCGCGAGCGTCGAAGTGAACGGGACGCGGACGCGACTCGTCGGCGTCCCGCCGGACGCTCCCGCGATCATCCAGGGGGCGTCCGTCGACTGGAAGCCTGCCAGGCTCCCCCATACGACGGACGACGCGGGGGTCGGCCCGGTCTCGTACCGTCACACCGTGCGCATCGTCGGAGCGGACGAGACGCTCGACCGGACGGTGCGTCCCGCCGAGAACGAGTCCGTCTTCCCGGGGCGATGGTACGCGGATGACCCGGCAGTGGCCGACCGACTGGGCGACGAGGGGACGTTCGTCATCGATCCGGACGGGGGCACCAAGGGGGGACACGCAACCGGGGTCGCGCTCGTCGCCGCGCTTCCGTACCTCTATCTCGGGATCCAGGACGTCCTCCGAATCCTCTCGTTGGCTGGCGTCGCCGGCGCGGTCGTGGTCGTGGTCGTCGTCTACAACGTCACGCAGATGACGGTTCGCGACCGACGCCGGACGATCCGGGTGCTCCGGTCGACCGGTGCCGACCCGCTCCGTGTCGGCGGACTCATCGCCGGCCGTGCGACAGCGATCGCGGTCGTCGGCGTCCTCGCTGGGGTCATTCTCGGTGTCGCTGCCCCGCCGGCGCTCGTCGCCGGTGCGCGGACGATCGGGCTTCCCGTTACGCTGCCCACGGGACTGACGGTCGAGAAGGTGCAGAAGATCGTCGCCCTCGGGGGGCTGCTCGTCGCTGCGGGCGCCAGTGCCGGCGTCGCAACCGCGATCCACGCAGTTCGAGGCCCACCGGCGATGCTCGCTGGGCGGGTGCGCGGCAACCGTGGACGCCGGCTCGATCGAGAAAGCGAGGATCTCGGATCCACTGCTGGGGGCGATACCGTCGGACCGTCAGCCCCCGAAAATGGATCACCGTTGGGGGCAGTGGGGCTGGTGATCCCCGAACCGGAGATACTGGACTGGCGGACGGCTCTGCCGACGGCGGCGACGCTGTCGGTATTCGTGTTGATCGTCCTGTTAGTGGGCGGGCTGGTCGGAGTGATGGCCCCGCTGACGGCGACCTCGACCGGCACGATCGCCGAACCCGGTGCGATCCATCCGTTGAACAGCCGAATGGATGCGGACTACGCGTCCAGTCTCCGGGCACAGGGCGTGGCGGCGAGCCCGGAAATCATCGCGGCGCAAGCGTCGTACGGCCGACCGTACCTCCTACGCGGGGCGAACTATAGCGCCTTCTCGCGTGTGACCGGTGCGGAATTGACCGAGGGCCGCGAACCCCTGCGCCCGAACGAGGCCGTGATCGGCGCCGACCTCGCGCGCACGCTCGACGTCGAGCGTGGCGACACGATCACTATCGGGGGGAGCGTCTCCCCGCTCGTCGACCGCGTAACCGTCGTCGGCGTCTTCGCTGCGCCTGGGGCGATGGACGACCAGTTGATCGTCCCGCGCGCGACGATCGCACCCGGCGCGACAGGCGACGAGGACACCGTACACGTGATCCGAACGGAGGCGATCGCGGCCGATACGCTGGAAGAAGCCACCGCGAGCGGCCCGCAGATGATCGTCACGCGGGTCACCGCCCCGGATTCGGCTACCGCTGGCGAGCCAGTATCCGTCGAGGTCGAGGTACAGAACGTCGGCACCGAGGGTGGCTCGCGCACCCTCGAGATCCGAACGGGCAACCGGACTCGCACGCGTACGGTCGATCTCGCCCCGGGGGAGACCGAGACGATCACGGTCACGGAACGATGGAACCGCACCGGAGCGTACCCGGTCAGCGTCGGGCCGTTCGAACGGACCGTCCAGGTGACGAGCGAAACTGCCCTCACGCTCCCGCCGGAGTTCCCCGACTCCGCGCCGCCCGGGGAGACGCTGCTCGTCCCCGCGCGAACCGCGAACGGAACCGTCGTCCCGGAGGCGACGGTGCGGTTCGGCGAGATGACGATCCCGGTCTCGAACGACGGGATCGCGACGGTTCCGCTTCCGGACGAACCGGGCGAGTATCGGGTCCGCGTGTCGGCGCCGAACCGCTCGGCCGCCACCACGACGATCACCGTCACCCCCGACGCAGCACAGGAGATCGGCGCCCGCGTCGATATCGAACCGACCACCGGAACGCCGGTGACGCGGCCGAACGTGAGCGTCTACGTCGCCAACCCGTGGGGACGGACGCTCGAACGGAATCTGACGCTGGTCATGCCCAACGGGGCCGAGCAGCGCAGCGTCACGCTCAATCCAGGAAACGTCTCCCGGATACGGATCGACCCCGAGCGCGTCGGGTTCGAGGGACGCGTCGATCCGGGAACGTACACCTTCCGACTGTTCGCTGACGGCGAGCTCGTCGCGACAGCGAGGTACACGGTCACAGGGACGAACGACGCAACGGGATCGGCGTCGCTGCCGTCGGAGGCGGGTTCCTACGCGAGCGGAACCGGCCTCGGAACCGTCATCACCCGCGTGTTCGGGAACATCCAGGTGCTCTTCGGAGGGATGGTTGCCCTCGCGGGGGCGAGCACGATCAGCGGAACCGTCGCGACGTTCGCCCGAGCAGTCCACTCGCGTCGGCAGACGGTCGGCGTCTATCGGTCGACCGGAGCGACCCGAGGACAGTTGTTGTCGGTGCTCGTCCGCGATGCCGTCCTCGTCGCCGTTCCCGCCGCACTGCTCGCGGTGGTACTCGCTGCTGCAGTGGCGTTGGTCATCTCCGAGCTAGACCTGCTCGTCGCGTTCGGCTTCCGGATAGATCTCCCCCTTGCCAGTCCCGTCATCGCCGTCGCTGTTGTCGGGAGCGTCCTGCTGGCGGCACTCAGCGTCTGCATCGCCGCGGTTCCGTTCCTCGCGGCGGCGCCATCGCGGCTGATCGAACGCGAAACGTGA